A portion of the Mesobacillus boroniphilus genome contains these proteins:
- the sufD gene encoding Fe-S cluster assembly protein SufD, whose amino-acid sequence MTTETKWAFDQDYITSFSKEMNEPEWLTELRTQSLAKAEDLSMPRPDKTKIDKWNFTQFEKLLVKSDVFSSIEELPEDVKALVDQEAKENSLYVQRNNKPAYLQLSKEMQEQGVVFTDIFTAAREYSDLLKKYFMTAVKNDEHRLTALHTAFMNGGAFLYVPKNVQLNNPIQAIFLHDDAEANLFNHVLVVAEDNSSVTYVENYISTTGKVNGLVNIVTEAIAGQNAKIQYGSVDTLAEGLTTYVNRRGHAGRDARIEWALGMMNDGNTISENTTNLVGDGSYGDTKTVVVGRGEQTQNFTTSIIHFGKNSEGYILKHGVVKDSATSIFNGIGKIEHGASKSNAVQESRVLMLSEKARGDANPILLIDEDDVTAGHAASVGRVDPLQLYYLMSRGIPKHEAERLVIHGFLAPVVNELPIEGVKKQLVEVIERKVK is encoded by the coding sequence ATGACTACGGAAACGAAATGGGCTTTTGACCAGGATTACATTACTTCCTTCTCAAAAGAAATGAACGAACCGGAATGGCTGACAGAGCTTCGCACACAGTCTCTTGCAAAAGCAGAAGATCTCTCTATGCCAAGACCGGATAAAACAAAAATCGATAAGTGGAATTTCACTCAGTTTGAAAAACTGCTTGTAAAAAGTGATGTTTTTTCATCCATCGAAGAACTTCCTGAAGATGTAAAAGCGCTTGTTGACCAGGAAGCAAAAGAAAACAGCCTATATGTGCAGCGCAATAACAAGCCTGCGTACCTCCAGCTTTCAAAAGAAATGCAGGAGCAAGGCGTTGTTTTTACAGATATTTTCACAGCAGCACGCGAATACAGCGACCTGCTGAAGAAATACTTCATGACGGCTGTGAAAAACGACGAGCACCGCTTGACTGCTCTTCACACAGCATTCATGAACGGTGGAGCTTTCCTTTATGTTCCTAAAAATGTTCAGTTGAACAACCCAATCCAGGCAATCTTCTTGCATGATGATGCAGAAGCGAACCTGTTCAACCACGTGCTTGTTGTTGCGGAAGATAATAGCTCTGTAACTTATGTTGAGAACTATATCTCAACAACTGGCAAAGTGAACGGATTGGTAAACATCGTAACGGAAGCAATCGCAGGACAAAATGCGAAAATCCAATATGGTTCAGTTGATACACTGGCTGAAGGACTTACAACATATGTGAATCGTCGCGGTCATGCGGGAAGAGATGCTCGTATCGAGTGGGCTCTTGGCATGATGAACGATGGCAACACAATTTCAGAAAACACTACGAACCTGGTTGGAGACGGCTCATACGGCGACACGAAGACAGTTGTTGTCGGACGTGGAGAGCAGACTCAGAATTTCACAACTAGCATCATCCATTTCGGTAAAAATTCTGAAGGCTATATCCTGAAGCACGGTGTTGTGAAGGATAGCGCGACGTCTATTTTTAACGGAATCGGAAAAATCGAGCACGGCGCTTCCAAATCAAATGCTGTACAAGAATCACGCGTACTAATGCTTAGCGAAAAAGCACGCGGGGATGCTAACCCAATTCTTCTAATTGACGAAGACGATGTAACAGCAGGACACGCGGCTTCTGTTGGGCGCGTTGATCCATTGCAGCTTTACTACTTGATGAGCCGCGGTATTCCGAAGCACGAGGCAGAGCGCCTTGTTATCCATGGATTCCTTGCGCCAGTTGTAAATGAGCTTCCGATCGAGGGAGTTAAAAAGCAGTTGGTTGAGGTAATCGAAAGGAAAGTTAAATAA
- a CDS encoding MetQ/NlpA family ABC transporter substrate-binding protein, with translation MKKWLLALLALVLTAGLAACGTSEENTGGEGGDEESKKIVVGASNVPHAEILEEAKSLLEEKGFEMEVKTFNDYVVPNQALESGELDANYFQHIPYLESQMAEHGYKFENAGGIHIEPIGVYSQEHTTLDDLPKGAHIIMSSSVADHGRILTMLEKEGLITLKEGVDKVKATVDDIAENPKELKFDTEYEAALLPQIFNNGEGDAVLINSNYAIDAGLNPLKDSIAIEESDSPYVNVIAVREGDKDKPAIKALVEVLHSKEIQDFILEKYDGAVVPVKE, from the coding sequence TTGAAAAAATGGTTATTAGCTCTATTAGCATTAGTTTTAACTGCAGGACTTGCTGCTTGCGGAACTTCTGAGGAAAATACTGGAGGAGAAGGCGGCGATGAAGAAAGCAAAAAAATCGTCGTCGGTGCTTCAAACGTACCGCACGCTGAAATTTTAGAAGAAGCTAAATCGCTTCTAGAAGAAAAAGGTTTTGAAATGGAAGTCAAGACATTCAATGACTATGTTGTTCCTAACCAGGCTCTTGAGTCAGGAGAGCTAGATGCAAACTACTTCCAGCATATCCCTTACCTTGAGTCACAAATGGCTGAACACGGCTATAAGTTTGAAAATGCTGGCGGAATCCACATCGAACCAATCGGTGTCTATTCTCAGGAGCACACTACTCTTGACGATTTGCCAAAAGGTGCCCACATTATCATGAGCAGCTCTGTCGCAGACCATGGCCGTATCTTGACAATGCTTGAAAAAGAAGGCTTGATTACTCTTAAAGAAGGCGTAGATAAAGTAAAAGCGACTGTTGATGATATCGCAGAAAACCCTAAAGAATTGAAATTCGATACAGAATATGAAGCAGCATTGCTTCCACAAATCTTCAACAATGGCGAAGGCGATGCCGTTTTAATCAACTCTAACTATGCAATTGACGCTGGATTGAACCCATTAAAGGATTCAATCGCAATCGAGGAAAGCGATTCTCCATATGTGAACGTAATTGCCGTTCGTGAAGGAGACAAAGACAAGCCGGCAATCAAGGCGCTAGTTGAAGTACTTCATTCAAAAGAGATCCAGGATTTTATCCTTGAAAAATATGATGGTGCTGTCGTGCCAGTCAAAGAATAA
- a CDS encoding methionine ABC transporter permease, producing the protein MVETLFPNVNWDRMWEATVETLYMSAISVVATFILGAILGLLLFLTSKGNIWENKPVNLVLSAIVNIFRSIPFIILIVLLIPFTKFIIGTMIGENAALPALIIGSAPFYARMVEIGLREIDKGVIEAAKSMGAKTTTIIWKVLLPESMPALVSGITVTAIALVSYTAMAGVIGAGGLGNLAYMEGFQRSRNDVTLMATIVILIIVFIIQFVGDFFTRKLDKR; encoded by the coding sequence ATGGTTGAAACATTGTTCCCGAATGTTAACTGGGACCGAATGTGGGAAGCGACAGTTGAGACACTATACATGAGTGCCATTTCCGTTGTGGCTACCTTCATTCTTGGAGCAATCCTTGGACTGCTGCTCTTTTTGACCTCTAAGGGCAATATATGGGAAAACAAACCGGTCAATTTAGTATTGAGTGCGATCGTGAATATTTTTAGGTCAATACCTTTCATTATTCTAATCGTCCTTTTAATACCTTTTACAAAGTTCATTATTGGAACGATGATTGGGGAAAACGCGGCATTGCCAGCATTGATCATTGGGTCGGCTCCATTTTACGCAAGGATGGTTGAAATTGGCTTGCGTGAGATTGATAAGGGAGTCATTGAAGCAGCAAAATCAATGGGAGCCAAGACGACGACGATTATCTGGAAGGTGCTATTGCCGGAATCGATGCCAGCACTGGTTTCCGGTATCACGGTGACGGCAATCGCGCTAGTCAGTTACACAGCGATGGCCGGGGTCATCGGAGCAGGCGGTCTTGGCAACCTGGCATATATGGAAGGTTTTCAGAGAAGCCGGAACGATGTCACCTTGATGGCGACAATCGTTATTTTAATTATCGTGTTTATAATCCAGTTTGTTGGTGATTTCTTCACTAGAAAATTAGATAAAAGATAA
- a CDS encoding bifunctional metallophosphatase/5'-nucleotidase, whose protein sequence is MEEVIHIYHTNDLHSHLEHWPSIHKLVTERRRWHEEAGDEVLVFDIGDHMDRWHPLSDATRGKANCRLLNNARYDAATIGNNEGITLPFEDLDSMYLEKNFEMLVANLYKQDGSRPEWTKPYHVYISNSGTRIGVIGITVNFGQFYAQLGWKLNDPIDDLKKCVDQLKGETDIIILLSHLGIHDDEMIAGMFPEIDVILGGHTHHILHEGKEVGSSLLAGAGKFGYYTGHVTLKVDKDTKQILHKNAVLYDMNEADQAQDEQEKAEGYFREGKRLLTETVAFLQEDLKADPLQHSELSRMLTQALREWCNADCSFMNAGMILKGLDRGEVTKFDLLEICPHPINPCTIRMSGAELKEVLLQTRDEKWPHLQIKGLGFRGTVMGVMEYDGIEFQSKGNYTQIFINGKLIEAKEHYTLAIPDMFTFGRFFPEIQRAEEKKYWLPEFLRNMLEWKLASYSGI, encoded by the coding sequence ATGGAAGAAGTTATTCATATTTACCATACGAATGATTTACATAGCCATTTGGAGCACTGGCCAAGCATCCATAAGCTTGTGACCGAACGCAGGCGCTGGCATGAGGAAGCGGGCGACGAAGTTCTTGTGTTCGATATCGGCGACCATATGGACCGCTGGCATCCATTATCAGATGCGACCAGAGGAAAGGCGAATTGCCGTCTTTTGAACAATGCTCGCTATGATGCTGCGACAATAGGGAATAACGAAGGCATCACTCTCCCTTTCGAAGATTTGGATTCAATGTATCTTGAAAAAAATTTCGAAATGCTTGTAGCAAATCTTTATAAACAGGATGGAAGCAGGCCGGAGTGGACGAAACCATATCATGTATACATAAGCAACAGCGGGACGAGAATTGGTGTCATTGGCATCACAGTGAATTTTGGACAGTTTTATGCACAGCTGGGCTGGAAGCTGAACGACCCGATTGATGATTTGAAGAAATGCGTCGATCAATTAAAAGGAGAAACGGACATTATTATCCTTCTATCACATCTTGGAATCCATGATGATGAAATGATTGCGGGGATGTTTCCGGAGATTGACGTCATTTTAGGCGGCCATACCCATCATATTTTACACGAGGGCAAAGAAGTTGGCTCCAGCTTGCTGGCGGGAGCCGGGAAGTTTGGGTACTATACCGGGCATGTAACCCTGAAGGTGGATAAGGATACAAAACAAATTTTACACAAGAATGCTGTTCTTTATGATATGAATGAGGCAGATCAAGCTCAAGACGAACAGGAAAAGGCAGAAGGATATTTCAGAGAAGGAAAGAGGCTGCTGACAGAAACGGTTGCTTTTCTTCAAGAGGACTTAAAGGCAGACCCACTGCAGCATTCTGAGCTTTCCAGGATGCTTACCCAGGCATTACGGGAATGGTGCAATGCCGATTGCTCGTTCATGAATGCTGGCATGATCCTTAAAGGCCTGGACCGGGGAGAAGTCACGAAATTCGACTTGCTGGAAATCTGTCCACATCCGATTAATCCTTGTACGATCAGGATGTCAGGAGCGGAGCTAAAAGAAGTGCTCCTGCAGACCAGGGATGAAAAATGGCCCCATCTGCAGATAAAGGGTCTTGGCTTCCGCGGCACCGTCATGGGGGTCATGGAGTACGATGGTATCGAGTTTCAGTCAAAAGGGAATTACACTCAGATCTTCATCAATGGCAAGTTGATTGAAGCAAAGGAACACTATACATTGGCCATCCCTGATATGTTTACGTTCGGCCGCTTTTTCCCTGAGATTCAACGGGCAGAGGAAAAGAAATACTGGCTGCCAGAGTTCCTCCGCAATATGCTTGAGTGGAAGCTAGCTTCTTATTCGGGTATATAA
- a CDS encoding cysteine desulfurase: MNAREIRELFPILNQEVNGSPLVYLDSAATSQKPVQVIEALDKYYREYNSNVHRGVHTLGTRATDGYEGTREKVRKFINAKSIEEIIFTRGTTTAINTVAASYGRDNIKEGDEIVISYMEHHSNIIPWQQVAKQTGATLKYIDLQEDGTISLDTVRETVTENTKIVSIMQVSNVLGVMNPIKEIAEIAHQNGAIMVVDGAQSAPHMKIDVQDLNCDFLAFSGHKMCGPTGIGVLYGKKALLEKMEPVEFGGEMIDFVGLYESTWKELPWKFEGGTPIIAGAIGLGAAIDFLNEVGLDNIEKHEHALAAYAMDKMSEIEGMTIYGPKEAGKRAGLVTFNIDDVHPHDVATVLDAEGIAVRAGHHCAQPLMKWLKASATARASFYLYNTEEDIDKLVAGLVKTKEYFSDVF; the protein is encoded by the coding sequence ATGAACGCCCGCGAAATTCGTGAATTATTTCCGATTTTAAATCAGGAAGTCAATGGCAGCCCGCTTGTCTATCTGGACAGCGCGGCGACATCACAGAAGCCGGTGCAGGTTATCGAAGCGCTGGACAAATATTATCGCGAATACAACTCTAACGTACACCGCGGTGTCCATACTCTTGGAACAAGAGCCACTGACGGTTACGAAGGAACAAGGGAAAAAGTCCGAAAGTTCATTAATGCAAAATCAATTGAAGAAATTATTTTCACTCGTGGTACTACTACTGCAATCAACACGGTAGCTGCAAGCTATGGCCGTGATAATATCAAAGAGGGCGATGAAATCGTCATCTCTTACATGGAGCATCACAGTAATATTATTCCGTGGCAGCAGGTAGCAAAACAGACGGGTGCAACATTGAAATATATCGATCTGCAGGAAGATGGCACGATTTCACTTGATACTGTAAGAGAAACGGTTACAGAGAATACGAAAATCGTCTCCATCATGCAGGTTTCCAACGTACTGGGTGTCATGAACCCAATCAAGGAGATTGCCGAGATTGCCCACCAGAATGGTGCGATTATGGTTGTCGATGGCGCTCAAAGCGCTCCGCATATGAAGATAGATGTTCAGGACCTAAACTGCGATTTTCTCGCTTTTTCCGGACATAAGATGTGCGGGCCGACTGGTATCGGCGTATTATATGGCAAGAAGGCACTTCTTGAAAAAATGGAGCCGGTTGAGTTCGGCGGTGAAATGATTGATTTCGTAGGTCTGTACGAGTCAACATGGAAAGAGCTGCCGTGGAAATTCGAAGGCGGAACTCCGATCATCGCTGGTGCGATCGGTCTTGGTGCCGCAATCGACTTCCTGAATGAAGTTGGTCTCGATAATATCGAGAAGCACGAACACGCTCTTGCGGCTTACGCGATGGATAAAATGTCTGAAATTGAAGGCATGACCATCTATGGACCGAAGGAAGCCGGCAAACGTGCTGGACTTGTAACATTCAATATTGATGACGTGCATCCACATGATGTGGCAACTGTTTTAGATGCTGAAGGAATCGCCGTCCGCGCGGGCCACCATTGTGCACAGCCGTTGATGAAATGGCTGAAGGCATCCGCCACAGCACGTGCAAGCTTCTACCTGTACAACACAGAAGAAGATATTGACAAGCTCGTAGCCGGTCTTGTCAAAACAAAGGAGTATTTCAGCGATGTCTTTTAA
- the sufC gene encoding Fe-S cluster assembly ATPase SufC translates to MAGSVLSIKDLQVEIEGKQILKGVDIEVKGGEIHAIMGPNGTGKSTLSSSIMGHPKYEVTNGTVTLDGEDVLEMEVDERARAGLFLAMQYPSEISGVTNADFLRSALNSRLGEGNEISLMKFIRKMDKQMEFLEMDLDMAQRYLNEGFSGGEKKRNEILQLMMLEPKIAILDEIDSGLDIDALKVVSKGINQMRGEDFGCLIITHYQRLLDYITPDYVHVMMQGRIVKSGGPELAQRLEAEGYDWIKKELGIEDETVGQEA, encoded by the coding sequence ATGGCAGGATCTGTATTATCAATTAAGGACCTTCAAGTTGAGATTGAAGGCAAGCAGATATTAAAAGGTGTGGACATTGAAGTTAAAGGTGGAGAAATCCATGCGATCATGGGACCGAATGGTACTGGTAAATCTACTTTGTCTTCTTCAATCATGGGACATCCTAAGTATGAAGTAACAAATGGAACAGTTACGCTTGATGGCGAAGATGTTCTTGAAATGGAAGTTGATGAGAGAGCACGTGCTGGATTGTTCCTTGCTATGCAATATCCAAGCGAAATCAGCGGTGTAACGAATGCTGACTTCCTACGTTCTGCTTTGAACAGCCGCCTTGGCGAAGGTAACGAAATTTCACTTATGAAATTCATCCGCAAGATGGATAAGCAAATGGAATTCCTTGAAATGGACCTAGATATGGCACAGCGTTATCTGAACGAAGGTTTCTCCGGCGGTGAGAAGAAGCGTAACGAGATCCTTCAATTGATGATGCTTGAACCAAAAATCGCAATCCTAGACGAAATTGACTCAGGACTTGATATCGATGCATTGAAGGTTGTTTCTAAAGGAATCAATCAAATGCGCGGCGAAGATTTCGGCTGCTTGATCATCACTCACTACCAGCGCCTTCTTGATTACATCACTCCTGACTATGTTCACGTTATGATGCAGGGCCGCATTGTGAAGTCCGGCGGACCGGAGCTTGCACAGCGCTTAGAAGCAGAAGGATACGACTGGATTAAGAAAGAACTAGGCATCGAAGACGAAACAGTTGGGCAAGAAGCTTAA
- the sufU gene encoding Fe-S cluster assembly sulfur transfer protein SufU: protein MSFNNLDNLYRQVIMDHYKNPRNKGVLEEGSLTVNMNNPTCGDRIQLTMKVEDGKVADAKFEGEGCSISMSSASMMTQAVKGRNIEEALKLSTVFSDIMQGKDYEEDDLDLGDIEALQGVAKFPARIKCATLAWKAMEKGLKEEEDSQ from the coding sequence ATGTCTTTTAATAATTTAGATAACCTTTATCGGCAAGTTATTATGGATCACTATAAGAACCCTCGCAATAAAGGTGTTTTGGAAGAAGGCAGCCTGACTGTTAATATGAACAACCCGACATGCGGCGACCGCATCCAGTTGACGATGAAAGTCGAAGACGGAAAGGTAGCGGACGCAAAATTTGAAGGGGAAGGCTGCTCGATTTCCATGTCCTCTGCTTCAATGATGACGCAGGCGGTCAAAGGAAGAAACATCGAGGAAGCTTTAAAGCTTTCAACGGTTTTTTCTGACATCATGCAGGGAAAAGATTATGAAGAGGATGACCTTGACCTCGGGGATATCGAAGCACTACAAGGTGTGGCGAAATTCCCTGCAAGGATCAAATGTGCTACTCTTGCATGGAAGGCAATGGAGAAAGGCCTGAAGGAAGAGGAAGACAGCCAATAA
- a CDS encoding DUF72 domain-containing protein, with amino-acid sequence MIIVGLTGWGDHDSLYEGKVSPRDKLKEYSSHFPAVEVDASFYAVQPVRNAAKWVEETPDNFQFIVKAYQGMTGHQRGEIPFTDKNEMFNAYKESLKPYLEANKHAMTLFQFPPWFDLRKENVDYLRWCRDQMGDIDCALEFRNQTWFTDEMREKTLDFMKKEKWIHSICDEPQAGEGSIPTVLESSSKDKVLVRFHGRNVHGWNKKGRGQDWREVRYLYRYNQAELKEWADNLQKLNESTSQVFALFNNNSGGDAADNAKQMVELLDIEYEGLNPRQLDLF; translated from the coding sequence ATGATTATTGTTGGCTTAACGGGCTGGGGAGACCATGACAGTTTATATGAAGGCAAGGTTTCACCGCGTGATAAACTGAAGGAGTACTCCAGCCACTTTCCTGCAGTTGAGGTCGATGCCTCTTTTTACGCTGTGCAGCCTGTGAGGAATGCTGCGAAATGGGTAGAGGAAACACCTGACAATTTTCAATTTATCGTTAAAGCGTACCAGGGAATGACCGGGCATCAGCGCGGTGAAATTCCTTTTACTGATAAAAATGAGATGTTCAATGCATACAAAGAGTCACTCAAGCCTTACCTCGAAGCAAATAAGCACGCAATGACGCTTTTCCAGTTTCCGCCGTGGTTTGACCTGCGCAAGGAGAATGTCGATTATTTGCGCTGGTGCCGCGATCAGATGGGGGATATCGACTGTGCGCTCGAGTTCCGCAACCAGACATGGTTCACAGATGAAATGCGAGAGAAGACACTGGATTTTATGAAAAAAGAAAAGTGGATCCATAGTATCTGCGATGAACCACAGGCAGGTGAGGGCTCGATTCCGACAGTTCTCGAGTCTTCATCGAAGGATAAAGTTCTTGTCCGCTTTCACGGCCGTAATGTCCATGGCTGGAACAAGAAAGGAAGAGGTCAGGACTGGCGTGAAGTTCGCTATTTATATCGCTATAATCAGGCAGAATTAAAAGAGTGGGCAGATAACCTGCAAAAGTTAAACGAAAGCACATCACAGGTTTTCGCATTATTCAACAACAATTCCGGCGGGGATGCTGCTGATAATGCTAAACAAATGGTGGAGCTATTGGATATAGAATATGAAGGGTTAAACCCGAGGCAGTTGGATTTGTTTTAA
- a CDS encoding methionine ABC transporter ATP-binding protein, with the protein MITIKNARKIYPSNKGEVKAVDDVNLEVKEGEIYGVIGYSGAGKSTLIRMLNGLEIPTSGSVVVAGREVSKIKGAKLRMARQEISMIFQHFNLLWSRTVAENISFPLEIAGVPKAEREKRVKELITLVGLEGRGDAYPSQLSGGQKQRVGIARALANNPKVLLGDEATSALDPQTTDQILDLLVDINKRLGLTIVLITHEMHVIRKICHRVAVMEGGKIVETGPVLEVFKNPQQPITKRFVQQVTEPEETKETVDHLLERYPHGRVVQLTFVGEGTEQPLITNLIREFSITVNIVQGKISQTQNGSYGTLFIHLDGSEGELARAIEYIGQHEVGVEVISNG; encoded by the coding sequence TTGATTACGATAAAAAATGCCAGAAAGATTTACCCTTCCAACAAGGGAGAGGTTAAGGCGGTAGATGATGTCAACCTTGAAGTCAAGGAAGGCGAAATTTATGGAGTCATCGGCTACAGTGGTGCCGGCAAAAGTACTTTGATCCGGATGCTGAATGGCTTGGAAATCCCGACATCAGGCTCTGTAGTAGTAGCTGGCAGGGAAGTTTCAAAGATTAAGGGAGCGAAACTGCGTATGGCTCGCCAGGAAATCAGCATGATTTTCCAGCATTTCAACCTGCTCTGGTCAAGAACAGTAGCAGAGAATATCTCGTTCCCGCTTGAAATTGCCGGAGTGCCAAAGGCTGAGAGAGAGAAACGGGTAAAAGAATTAATCACACTTGTAGGTCTTGAGGGCCGGGGAGATGCCTATCCTTCACAGTTAAGTGGCGGTCAAAAGCAGAGGGTTGGAATCGCCAGGGCTCTGGCTAATAACCCTAAAGTACTTCTTGGGGATGAAGCAACTTCAGCGCTTGATCCGCAGACGACTGACCAAATCCTTGATCTTCTTGTGGACATCAACAAGAGGCTGGGTCTTACGATTGTCCTGATCACTCATGAAATGCATGTTATTAGGAAGATTTGCCATCGAGTCGCTGTAATGGAAGGCGGAAAGATTGTTGAAACAGGACCTGTATTGGAAGTGTTTAAAAATCCTCAGCAGCCGATTACGAAAAGATTCGTCCAGCAGGTGACAGAACCGGAAGAAACAAAGGAAACAGTTGACCACTTGCTTGAGCGATATCCACACGGTCGCGTTGTACAGCTGACATTCGTAGGTGAAGGAACAGAACAGCCTCTGATCACCAACTTGATTCGTGAGTTTTCAATAACGGTCAATATTGTCCAGGGGAAAATTTCGCAGACCCAAAATGGTTCGTATGGAACTTTGTTCATCCATCTTGATGGTTCCGAGGGCGAATTGGCTCGGGCAATTGAGTATATCGGCCAGCATGAAGTCGGCGTGGAGGTGATCTCAAATGGTTGA
- the sufB gene encoding Fe-S cluster assembly protein SufB translates to MAKKMPEIGDYKYGFSDKDVSIFRSKRGLTREIVEEISKMKEEPQWMLDFRLKSLEHFYNMPMPQWGGDMASLNFDEITYYVKPSERSEKSWDEVPDEIKATFDKLGIPEAEQKYLAGVSAQYESEVVYHNMKEELEELGIVFKDTDSALKENEDIFREHFGKVIPPTDNKFSALNSAVWSGGSFIYVPKGIKVDTPLQAYFRINSENMGQFERTLIIVDEGAHVHYVEGCTAPVYTTNSLHSAVVEIIIKKDAYCRYTTIQNWANNVFNLVTKRAVCEANATMEWIDGNIGSKLTMKYPAVILKGEGARGMTLSIAIAGKGQHQDAGAKMIHLAPNTSSTIVSKSISKQGGKVTYRGIVHFGRKADGARSNIECDTLIMDNKSTSDTIPYNEILNDNISLEHEAKVSKVSEEQLFYLMSRGISEEEATEMIVMGFIEPFTKELPMEYAVEMNRLIKFEMEGSIG, encoded by the coding sequence ATGGCTAAAAAAATGCCAGAGATCGGTGATTATAAGTACGGATTTTCCGACAAAGACGTTTCCATCTTCCGGTCTAAGCGCGGCCTGACGCGTGAAATCGTTGAAGAAATTTCAAAAATGAAGGAAGAGCCCCAGTGGATGCTGGACTTCCGTTTAAAATCATTGGAGCACTTCTACAATATGCCAATGCCTCAATGGGGCGGAGACATGGCTTCATTAAACTTTGATGAAATCACATATTACGTAAAACCTTCTGAACGCTCTGAAAAATCATGGGATGAAGTTCCTGATGAAATCAAGGCAACATTCGATAAGCTTGGGATTCCTGAAGCTGAGCAAAAATACCTTGCAGGTGTTTCTGCGCAATACGAATCAGAAGTTGTATACCACAACATGAAGGAAGAGCTTGAAGAGCTAGGAATCGTCTTCAAAGACACAGATTCTGCTCTGAAAGAAAACGAAGACATTTTCCGTGAACATTTCGGAAAAGTCATTCCTCCAACTGACAACAAGTTTTCAGCATTAAATTCTGCGGTCTGGTCTGGCGGATCTTTCATCTATGTTCCAAAGGGAATCAAAGTAGATACTCCGCTTCAGGCGTATTTCCGTATTAACTCTGAAAACATGGGACAGTTCGAGCGTACACTGATCATCGTTGATGAAGGCGCACACGTACACTATGTTGAAGGATGTACAGCTCCTGTTTACACAACGAACTCCCTGCACAGTGCGGTCGTTGAAATCATTATCAAAAAAGACGCATATTGCCGTTATACAACAATCCAGAACTGGGCAAACAACGTCTTCAACCTTGTTACAAAGCGTGCCGTCTGTGAAGCGAACGCGACAATGGAATGGATCGATGGCAACATCGGTTCCAAGCTGACAATGAAATACCCAGCAGTCATCCTTAAGGGTGAAGGCGCACGCGGTATGACATTATCAATCGCGATTGCTGGTAAAGGCCAGCACCAGGATGCAGGTGCGAAAATGATCCACCTTGCTCCAAACACATCATCAACAATCGTATCAAAATCAATCTCAAAACAAGGCGGAAAAGTAACATACCGCGGAATCGTCCACTTCGGACGCAAAGCCGACGGCGCTCGCTCAAACATTGAGTGCGATACGTTGATCATGGATAACAAGTCTACTTCAGACACAATTCCATACAATGAAATCCTGAACGACAACATTTCTCTTGAGCACGAAGCGAAGGTTTCCAAGGTATCAGAAGAGCAATTGTTCTACCTGATGAGCCGTGGAATCTCTGAAGAAGAAGCAACAGAGATGATCGTAATGGGCTTCATCGAGCCATTCACAAAAGAATTGCCAATGGAATACGCAGTCGAAATGAACCGCCTAATCAAGTTTGAGATGGAAGGTTCAATCGGTTAA
- a CDS encoding carboxymuconolactone decarboxylase family protein, translating to MEHHYEPRNSTEAALHEYKQGLGVFTQKMPELASHYNAFTEVCFQEGTLTQKEKQLIALGISLYSQDEYCIIYHLKGCLDQGATEEQILEAVGVTAAFGGGAAMSQAVTLVQEAMVELNTLKQ from the coding sequence ATGGAGCATCATTATGAACCTCGAAATTCAACAGAAGCAGCTCTTCATGAATATAAGCAAGGACTGGGAGTTTTTACCCAAAAAATGCCTGAGCTCGCCAGCCATTATAATGCGTTCACGGAAGTTTGTTTCCAGGAGGGTACATTGACGCAAAAAGAAAAGCAATTGATTGCTTTAGGGATTTCATTGTATTCACAGGATGAATATTGCATTATCTATCATTTAAAAGGCTGCCTTGACCAGGGGGCGACTGAGGAACAAATTCTGGAAGCTGTTGGAGTTACAGCAGCATTTGGCGGCGGTGCGGCAATGAGCCAGGCCGTGACTCTCGTCCAGGAAGCAATGGTCGAACTGAATACTTTGAAGCAGTAA